The Deltaproteobacteria bacterium DNA window TTTATACTGAATTCTATATATTTTGTAAGTTATTAATTTTTAAAGAGAAAACTTTTTTGTTGACATAAGGAGTATAGGATGTCCCCTTTATGATCCTTATAATGTGTTAACTGTATGAAGCTTCATTCTCAACTTCTAAGTATTGTCATTGCACTTCTTTTTTTATCTCCCAACGTTAATGCACATCCTGGCCGAACTGATTCTAATGGTGGTCATACTTGCAGAACTAATTGTGGAAAGTGGGAATTATCAAAAGGTGCGTATCACTATCATGGCGCTAAGAAGATAACCCCAAAGAAAAACTATTCAACAAAGAAGCAGCCTGCTTCTTTAACATCTACAAGATACAATCGTAAAAGCTGGCCTCACTGGACAGATGAAGATAACGATTGCCAGAATACAAGGGCAGAAATATTGCTCCGTGATAACATAGGAACTATCAAATTCAAGCGGAATAAACCTTGTAATGTTACTTGGGGGGAATGGGTGTGTCCATACACGGGCAAAGTCCTCTATAAGGCATCAGACGTTGATATAGACCATATTGTACCATTAAGTCATGCACATAAAACAGGCGGTTCTAACTGGTCAAGAGAAAAGAAAAGAGCCTTTTCAAATGATCCTGAAAACCTCTTGGCTGTAGATGATGCAATAAACCAGGCGAAGGGAAATAAAGGCCCGGTTAAGTGGAAACCTCCACGAAAAGAATATTGGAGAACCTATGCAAAAAAGTGGCTTCATATAAAAAAGAAGTATGACCTTTCTATTAGCAAGCTGGAAATGTCTCAATTACAGAAGATGGTGCAATAAAAAAGGGAAATGTATGGCAAAGAAACTAGATGACAAAGAAACCGTATCACTTGAAGAACTTCTTATATCAAATATTTTCCAGCAAGAGGCTATAGTCAATCTCCTTCATGAAAAAGGTATATTAAAAAAAGAGGAAATTATCGAGGAAATCAAAAGGTTAAAGGAGCGACAAGAAAAGAAATGACTTCTTCCTGAAAGCGTTAAATATTCATTCCTGTAACTTTGAGACTTTGTAGGTGACATCCTCAACCGTGAAGTTCTTCCTGAAATAAACAAAAAAAGATTTGAGAAATGTAGTATATATTAATCAGAACTAATTGCCAAAATAGTATCAATTTGCAACACTTATTTAAGCCTATTAAACTCAAGAAAAATTCATATAATTATAAAAATGACTCTAAAACTACATAAAGATTGTAAAAAAAGATTGAAACAAAAGCTTGAGCAACAATTAGTTACTATTGATGTAACAAATAATCAATTCATTGATAGAAAATCAACAAATGGGTTTATTACAGCTGAGGAAGCTTTACCAAAACATGGCCATGTTAAAGATCAACTTGAGTCTTTTATTGGAGAGTGGCCCTTCTATGACTTTTTATATGGATTTCTTTCAAAAGAACTTCGAGATCAACAAGCATATGATTCATCAGTAACTGTAGGCAAGCTTACTGAATTAGAATCATATTCTGATATTCAAGCAACATCGGAAAGATTGGTCGAGCTATTTGACTCATTGCCATGGGATTACAAATTTACCATAGAGTTTAATTCATGTTTATCCCCAATATTTACTAAGGGTATAAATCAATACAAATTGTCTGACACGTTGAGCTTAGTTAAAGCGGATGATCAGTTTATTGCTGAACACCCACTCAAATCAGGCGTAGAAGGAATAGGCAGTGGTCTTATATCAGCAATGCTTTATCCTACTTCCCGAACCGAGTGGAATAAAGACTCAGTATATCTACAATTTTCAACAAATGGTTTCGTAGGTAAATATATATCAACACAAACAAATGAAAACATATTATCTAAATTCAAGGCATTCTGCGGTCTATCTATTGCTCTACGTCTCTTAATAGTTGAACGTTCATATTATCCTGCTCCACCCAAGATGAATTTTTATATTCATAGAAATATTAACAAGAAATGGGTGGTTGATGAAACCATAGAGGTTGATGAAGTAATATCTGAAACCATAAACGATCTAGCATTTAATAGTTGTAATGGCTCACTTGATAATGATACTAAAAAAATGGCATGGATGGTAAGTCGACTTGCAAAACTAAAAAAAGTATTTGAAAATGAGGAGCAATCTGAAAAAATCATACTTGCAGGGCAGTGGTTTTTTGATAGTTACACAGGTAAGAATGAACTACTTTCATTTGTGCAAACTATGATTGCTCTTGAGATAATACTTGGCGAAAACAAAGCCTCAGATGGAACGGGATTGGGTGATTTATTGCGTAATAGATGTGCTTATCTAATTGGGGAAACTCATTCACAGCGAGAAGATATTTTAGAAGACTTTAAAAAAATTTACGATATAAGATCAAAAATTGTTCATCGGGGGAAAAGCAAATTAACGTCACATGAACGAGTTCTATTTAGCAAACTACAATGGATTTGTAGACGTGTGATCCTAAAAGAAACTGAGTTAATAACAGAAAATGCATGACCTTTATGGTAATTTAGTCGTAATTCAAACTGACACTTCCACCATATAATCGTCAAATCATGCCATTCTAAAAGTTGTTTGTTAGCATAATCGTCACACCTAATGGAGAAAAAGTTGACCATATGGAAATAACAGAAATAGAAAAGATACTGACGATAACAGGAAGTTTTGGACTTGGTGCTGTGATAGGAGGAACCATCATATTCTTTTTTCTAAAATCATTTTTACCTTCTTATCTTTCTGAAAAAGGAAAAAATCTAGCTACAAAAGAAGATGTTGAAACAATTACTGATAAAGTGGAGTCTGTTAAGGCTGACTACGCAAAAGTAATCGAGGAGGTACGTAGCAACAATCAATTAAAGCTGTCAGAAATTGAAAGAGAAAAAAATATAAAAAAAGAAGTTTTTCTTGAAGCAATAGTAGCTATAAATAGAAGTCATACTCTTGTAGCCAGATTAATAGACATTAATATCAATACAAAAGAACTATTTTCGACTGATGAAGAAGATGGAGGTTCAATTGCCAAAATACAAATTGTTGGTTCTGAAAAAACTGTCAAGGCAACAACAAAATTGATGGACTCGATTGCTACTGCTAAGTTGGCATTAA harbors:
- a CDS encoding HNH endonuclease, with amino-acid sequence MKLHSQLLSIVIALLFLSPNVNAHPGRTDSNGGHTCRTNCGKWELSKGAYHYHGAKKITPKKNYSTKKQPASLTSTRYNRKSWPHWTDEDNDCQNTRAEILLRDNIGTIKFKRNKPCNVTWGEWVCPYTGKVLYKASDVDIDHIVPLSHAHKTGGSNWSREKKRAFSNDPENLLAVDDAINQAKGNKGPVKWKPPRKEYWRTYAKKWLHIKKKYDLSISKLEMSQLQKMVQ
- a CDS encoding HEPN domain-containing protein — encoded protein: MTLKLHKDCKKRLKQKLEQQLVTIDVTNNQFIDRKSTNGFITAEEALPKHGHVKDQLESFIGEWPFYDFLYGFLSKELRDQQAYDSSVTVGKLTELESYSDIQATSERLVELFDSLPWDYKFTIEFNSCLSPIFTKGINQYKLSDTLSLVKADDQFIAEHPLKSGVEGIGSGLISAMLYPTSRTEWNKDSVYLQFSTNGFVGKYISTQTNENILSKFKAFCGLSIALRLLIVERSYYPAPPKMNFYIHRNINKKWVVDETIEVDEVISETINDLAFNSCNGSLDNDTKKMAWMVSRLAKLKKVFENEEQSEKIILAGQWFFDSYTGKNELLSFVQTMIALEIILGENKASDGTGLGDLLRNRCAYLIGETHSQREDILEDFKKIYDIRSKIVHRGKSKLTSHERVLFSKLQWICRRVILKETELITENA